The proteins below are encoded in one region of Penicillium psychrofluorescens genome assembly, chromosome: 4:
- a CDS encoding uncharacterized protein (ID:PFLUO_007028-T1.cds;~source:funannotate): MASEIDSKPSEVPNGGADTTTTIPPATENSKPVDSKTNARVISAELPSPDSCQKVENYTILDRKGDAHPFKSLYDGPDSASRVLVIFVRHFFCGICQEFLTALSSSIRPEDLKRLPASTSISIVGCGDPGLIDFYATETGCPFPIFADPTRKLYDDLGMVNTLSLGTRPDYLRKSILRNVVDSIGQALKHIPSGLGTKGGDSRQVGGEFLFEPSDKGEGKQVTWCYRMKTTRDHTEISELAKVLDPEGSTLLQKA, encoded by the exons GGCAAGTGAAATCGACTCGAAGCCGTCGGAAGTACCAAATGGGGGAGCAGATACCACAACGACGATACCCCCCGCGACTGAGAACAGCAAACCTGTTGATTCTAAAACCAACGCGCGGGTGATCAGTGCTGAACTGCCATCCCCAGATTCTTGTCAGAAAGTCGAGAATTATACCATACTGGATCGCAAGGGCGACGCTCATCCGTTCAAGAGTCTCTACGATGGGCCCGATTCCGCCTCCCGTGTACTAGTGATCTTTGTCCGGCACTTTTTCTGCGGG ATCTGCCAGGAATTCCTTACTGCCCTCTCAAGTTCAATTCGACCAGAGGATCTGAAACGCCTACCAGCCAGTACATCAATCTCTATTGTTGGCTGTGGCGACCCTGGCCTGATTGATTTTTATGCCACCGAAACAGGCTGTCCATTCCCCATCTTCGCAGATCCAACTCGCAAACTGTATGATGACCTTGGGATGGTAAATACTCTTTCCCTGGGAACCCGCCCAGATTATCTTCGCAAGAGTATACTACGAAATGTCGTTGATTCAATCGGACAAGCTTTGAAGCACATTCCTAGTGGGCTAGGAACCAAAGGAGGTGATTCTCGGCAGGTTGGCGGCGAGTTCCTCTTCGAACCAAGCGACaagggagaaggaaagcaGGTGACCTGGTGTTACCGAATGAAAACGACGCGTGATCACACTGAAATCTCGGAGCTGGCTAAAGTCCTTGATCCAGAGGGGAGCACTCTGCTGCAGAAGGCTTAA